In the Salvia miltiorrhiza cultivar Shanhuang (shh) chromosome 8, IMPLAD_Smil_shh, whole genome shotgun sequence genome, CACTGAAATTCTCATAGTCACATCTTGGTGCCTAAAGATAAAATGCTATCTCTTTCCGTTAAAAGATTCCGTAACGTCCCAACTTTGTAAATACATGAAACTTATAGTATAGAACGTTCTACAATGATCAAGATAGTGATTTTgactatatttaaaattataatagaaCTGTTATACATTGATACTCAATAAATTAGTATCCCGACTTGTGGcataaagataaaatattacTCTTGATACGAATTTTAGTTAACAGATTCTCGTCGTCCCAAGGCTATTAATTCATACTATTAATTTGGAGTAATAAAGTAGTCACATTGCCACAGAAAGATAAATTACTACCCCATAAATTAATACCTATTTCAGTTCAAACACTCTGTCGTCCAACCCCAAATTGTAGAACTTATACCACAAATTACAGAATTATTGAATGTACCATGATTTAAGATGTGAAATCGAAACGATAAGAGAAACGAAAAACAGGCAACAATAAGGCAGAATAAGAAAAAGGGAAATAGTAATACTTCTGCGGGTGCGTTTCTTGTAGAGGATGCGATAACCACATTCACGGCACTGAATCACATCCCCTGGCTTCAGCGTGTTCTCCTGCCCACAATCTGCAAAGCCCATAGTTCAATTTTGTCATTCAAACAAATCAAAGGAAGcgaataaaacaaaaattaaacgCATGGAATTGAAACAAACGATGGCCCCTATTCGAGTAATAGGATCACCTCCGCAGATGTAGTTTACGGGTTCGGGCTGCGGATCCATAGTGGATTGAACGGAAATGTGGATTTAGGTTTTGAAGTCGTCGCGCGCTGAGCAGAGAATGAGAGGTGGGTGGGGTTCCGATCTGAGAagagagtcgagagagagagactcgAGGGAGATGGCAAGGCACGGCGGCTTTGCCGCTACCTTTCAgccacggtgagagagagatggacgGAGGCGGTGATTCTCTGTTTTGAACCGAGAGAAGGGAGAACCGAGAGGTAATGGTTGCCGCCgcttgctccggcgagctccagcGGCCGTGAGTTCGAGCAGTCGAGAGAGACAGTCGAGAGTTGAGGGAGAGTGAGAGAAACTGATGTGAAGGTGTGTATGCGTGTGTGTGCGGCTGATAGGGGGGAGAAGAAGGGAAGGGAGTGTTGGGCTAGGGTCTTGAGTGTTGGGCTCCTTATTTGGGCTTTGTTTCAGTGGGCCGAGATTTGCTTTAATTTTTCAGTGGGCCgatttcttctatttattcaGCTGGGCCTGGTTGtttttaaaaagaaagaagGGAAGGAAGCTTGGGCCAagtattttattgaataaatgttttgggcccttattttatttaaggactTTGGACTGccttcaatttatttaattgggctgtcttatgttttattaattgaactattattggtttgattaatttatttaaaggataattttcataataatattatattattat is a window encoding:
- the LOC130999414 gene encoding DNA-directed RNA polymerases II, IV and V subunit 12, which produces MDPQPEPVNYICGDCGQENTLKPGDVIQCRECGYRILYKKRTRRIVQYEAR